In Perognathus longimembris pacificus isolate PPM17 chromosome 3, ASM2315922v1, whole genome shotgun sequence, a single window of DNA contains:
- the Apba3 gene encoding amyloid-beta A4 precursor protein-binding family A member 3: MEFLTTPQPSSGPPTLDVGGARESQVPSKTCSPDSQWNPEPGGPVLTQMELDRSGVQDLVGQLENLPGNLVDPAPDGAPCPLHIATGQGLASQDKNDAHGLLSAEAGKEDLLDLLLQPPGYPDGEPGPPEWTEPEDSRSSSSSPEPWPETAPLVTPEEPPAASAQSPETLASCPALQEVPGPCDHEDLMDGVIFGAKYLGSTQLVSERNPPPSMRMAQAQEAVDRVKAPDGESQPMTEVDLFVSTKRVKVLTADSQEAMMDHALQTISYIADIGPVLVFMARRRLAQRPGSQDRDCRLYKMICHVFHSEDAQLIAQAIGQAFAVAYSQFLKESGIDPSQVGTQPSQGSTGPGHLHNGDLDHFSNSENRREVCIEKLRGEGLGVALVESGWGSLLPTAVIANLMHGSPAERSGALSIGDRLTAINGASLVGLPLAACQAAVREVRPHTSVRLSIVHCPPVTTAIIRRPHSREQLGFCVEDGIICSLLRGGIAERGGVRVGHRIIEINGQSVVATPHERIIQLLTEAHNEVHIKTMPAATYRLLTGQEQPVYL; this comes from the exons ATGGAGTTCCTAACCACCCCGCAGCCCTCCTCAGGGCCCCCAACCCTGGATGTGGGGGGGGCCAGAGAATCCCAAGTGCCCTCTAAGACCTGCAGCCCCGACAGCCAGTGGAACCCTGAGCCTGGAGGCCCTGTCCTGACTCAGATGGAACTGGACAGGTCAGGCGTTCAGGATCTGGTAGGACAATTGGAAAATCTGCCAGGCAATCTAGTGGACCCAGCCCCTGATGGAGCCCCCTGCCCTCTGCACATTGCCACTGGACAGGGCTTGGCCTCCCAGGACAAGAATGATGCCCATGGGCTCTTGTCAGCCGAGGCTGGCAAGGAGGACCTGCTGGATCTCCTGCTGCAGCCTCCGGGTTATCCTGATGGGGAACCTGGTCCCCCAGAGTGGACAGAACCAGAGGACAGCAGGAGCTCAAGTAGCTCCCCCGAACCCTGGCCAGAGACAGCACCTCTAGTCACACCCGAAGAACCACCTGCTGCCAGTGCTCAG aGCCCTGAGACCCTGGCCTCATGCCCTGCTCTTCAGGAGG TCCCTGGACCCTGTGACCATGAGGACCTCATGGACGGTGTCATCTTTGGTGCCAAATATTTGGGCTCCACCCAGCTGGTGTCGGAGAGGAACCCACCCCCCAGCATGCGCATGGCGCAGGCACAGGAGGCTGTGGACCGGGTCAAG GCCCCAGATGGAGAAAGCCAGCCCATGACAGAGGTGGACCTCTTTGTCTCCACCAAAAGAGTCAAGGTCCTCACAGCTGACTCCCAG GAGGCCATGATGGACCATGCACTACAAACTATCTCCTACATTGCTGACATCGGCCCTGTGCTGGTTTTCATGGCGCGGCGGCGGCTGGCACAGAGGCCAGGGTCCCAGGACCGTGACTGCCGCCTGTACAAGATGATCTGCCATGTCTTCCACTCTGAGGAT GCCCAGCTTATTGCTCAGGCCATTGGCCAGGCCTTTGCCGTGGCCTACAGCCAGTTCCTGAAAGAAAGCGGTATTGACCCCAGCCAAGTGGGGACCCAGCCAAGCCAGGGCAGCACTGGCCCTGGCCACCTGCACAATGGGGACCTGGACCATTTCTCCAACAGCGAGAACCGTAGGGAG GTGTGCATCGAGAAGCTCCGTGGCGAGGGCCTGGGCGTGGCCCTGGTGGAGTCCGGCTGGGGCTCCTTGCTGCCCACAGCTGTCATCGCCAACCTGATGCACGGGAGCCCTGCAGAGCGCTCAGGCGCCCTCAGCATCGGGGACCGCCTCACCGCCATCAACGGGGCCAGCCTGGTGGGGCTGCCCCTAGCCGCCTGCCAGGCCGCCGTGCGC GAGGTGAGGCCACACACATCGGTGCGGCTCAGCATCGTGCACTGCCCGCCCGTCACCACTGCCATCATCCGGCGGCCACACTCACGTGAGCAGCTCGGCTTCTGCGTGGAGGACGGCATC ATCTGCAGCCTCCTACGCGGGGGCATCGCTGAGCGTGGCGGTGTACGCGTGGGCCACCGTATCATCGAGATCAATGGGCAGAGCGTGGTGGCCACGCCTCACGAGCGCATCATCCAGCTGCTCACGGAGGCCCACAATGAG GTGCACATCAAGACCATGCCGGCGGCCACCTACCGACTACTCACGGGCCAGGAGCAGCCCGTGTACCTGTGA